In Nitrospira sp., the DNA window GGCGGGAAGATGTTGCCACTGCGGATGCGCCGTCATGCTTGCGAGTTCGGCTTTCGTGCGCGGGACGGTCAATCCGCAGGGCATGAGGACGATCACGTCCGGTTCAGAGACCGCGAGTGTGTCCCAATCCATTTTCCGGGAGGCCGTGCCGGCCTGCGCCAAAACGTCGATGCCCCCTGCAGCGGTCACCATGTCGGGAACCCAGTGGCCTGCGGTGTAGAGCGGCGAGAGCCATTCGATACAGGCGACTCTGGGGCGCGTTGCCTGAACGCCCACGGTGGCTCGCACGGTGTCGAGCCTGCCGCGGAGTGCCGCGGACAATTGCGTTCCGGCTTCTTCCCGCCCGATGGCTGTTCCGATCGTTTCCATATCCCGCAGGATGTCATCAAGTCGTCCGGGACTGAGGGTGAGCAGGCGAGGCGGCGGCGAAAGTGCATGAACGACCCGTTCCAACTGTGACGGGGTGATGGCGCAGACATCACACAGAGCCTGGGCAATGATCAGGTCCGGTCCTGCAGCCAAGAGCCGGGTCTCATCCAATTCATAGAGACCTGCCTCGGCGGCGAGCAGCGCGCCGACCTGCTGGTCGATCTCAGCGCTGGAGAGGTGATGGCTCTCGATGCGCGGACGCACCATCACCGGGATGTCTGCGAGGCTCGGCGGAAAGTCACATTCATGGCTGATCCCGATCAGGTTGTCTTGGCGGCCCAAGGCCGCGACGACTTCCGTGGCGCCCGGCACCAGCGAACAAATTCTCATGGGCGGCCTTGAGCCGCTCCCCACAGGCGCGCCTGCAGGTCCTGCAGTCTGGTATCTGCAAGCGAATGGGTAATGGCGTCGGCTTCTCCGAGATCCTGCACGGTGTGGGTATTGGCGACAGCCAGCACTTTCATGCCGGCGGCGCGTG includes these proteins:
- a CDS encoding cobalamin-binding protein, which gives rise to MRICSLVPGATEVVAALGRQDNLIGISHECDFPPSLADIPVMVRPRIESHHLSSAEIDQQVGALLAAEAGLYELDETRLLAAGPDLIIAQALCDVCAITPSQLERVVHALSPPPRLLTLSPGRLDDILRDMETIGTAIGREEAGTQLSAALRGRLDTVRATVGVQATRPRVACIEWLSPLYTAGHWVPDMVTAAGGIDVLAQAGTASRKMDWDTLAVSEPDVIVLMPCGLTVPRTKAELASMTAHPQWQHLPAVQRGEVYLVDALSYFSRPGPRLIDGVEQLAAILHPASYGRRLPASVERLEGQTTHSH